CGGCCCGCTGCCCAACATCTTCTTCTTCGGCATCCTCGCCGGCGAGGAGCCGATCGACTACCTGCAGAAGTCGGTGCTGCGCTCGGGTCACGAGCTGCACCCGATCGTCACCCGCGTGATGCAGATCCACGTCGCCGAGGAGGCGCGCCACATCGGGTTCGCGCACACCTACCTGGTCGAGCGCTCCAAGGACTACGGCCGCCTCCAGCGCTTCGGCCTCTCGCTGGCCTACCCGGTGATCATGCGCGTCCTGTGCGACGTGATCATGAAGCCGACCAAGCAGATGCAGAAGGACCTCGACATCCCCAAGGACGTCATGCGCGAGGTCTACTGGAACTCGGAGAAGTCCCAGAAGCTGCTGCGCGACACCTTCGGCGACGTGCGGATGCTCGCCGAGGAGCTCGGCCTGATGAACCGGGTCTCCCGCCTCGTGTGGCGCGCGCTCGGCATCCACGGCAGCCCCTCGCGGTTCCGCAGCGAGCCCAAGTCCGCCGCGGTCTGAGCCATGGCGTACGTCGTCACGCAGTCGTGCTGCGCCGACGCCTCGTGCGTCGTCGCCTGCCCGGTCAACTGCATCCACCCCGCGCCGGGTGAGCCCGGCTTCGGCACCACCGAGATGGTGTACGTCGACGCGACGGCCTGCGTCGGCTGCGGCGCCTGCGCGACCGCCTGCCCCGTCGGTGCGATGGTGCCGGACGCCGCGCTGACGACGAAGCAGCTGCCCTTCCTCGAGCTCAACGCCGCCTACTACGACGCGTTCCCGCACGCCGACCGCACCCCGGTCGCGCTGGTGCCGCAGCAGCGCCGGCTCACCCGCCCCGGCCCGTTCCGGGTCGCGGTGATCGGCGCCGGCCCGGCCGGGCTCTACACGGCCGACGAGCTGCTCAAGCACCCCGAGATCGGTGGCGTCGACGTCTACGACCGGCTGCGCACGCCGTACGGCCTGGTCCGCCACGGCGTCGCCCCCGACCACGCGTCGACCAAGCTGGTGACCCGGCTGTTCGAGGCGATCGAGCGGCAGCCCCGGTTCCGCTACTTCCTCGACGTCGAGGTCGGCTCCGACGACGGCATCACGCTGGCCGACCTCAGGGCGCACTACGACGCGGTCGTGTACGCCGTCGGCGCCTCCGCCGACCGCAGCCTCGACATCCCCGGCGAGGACCTGGCCGGTTCGGTCCCGGCGACCGCCCTGGTCGGCTGGTACAACGGCCACCCCGAGCAGCAGGACCTCGACGTCCCGCTCGGCGCCGTCTCGAACCCGTCCGGGCGCGCGGTCGTCGTCGGCAACGGCAACGTCGCGCTCGACGTGGCGCGCGTCCTGGCCCGCCCCGTCGAGGTCCTCGAGCGCACCGACCTGGCGCCCGGTCCGCTCGACCAGCTGCGTGCCAGCAACGTGCGCGAGGTGGTCGTCCTCGGTCGCCGCGGTCCTGCGCAGGCGGCGTTCACGGTGCCCGAGCTGATCGGCCTGGCCGCGCTCGACGACGTCGACGTGGTCGTCGACGTGGATCCCGCGCTGCTCACCGGCGACGACCAGCGCAGCGCGCTGCTCCGCGACCTCGCCGAGCGCCCCGTCTGCGCCGACCCGACCCGCCGCCGGATCGTGCTCAGCTTCGCGGTCTCCCCCGTCGAGGTGCTCGGCGCGGACGGCCGGGTCACCGGCGTCCGGGTCGCCCGCAACCGGCTGGTCGAGCAGCCCGACGGAACCGTGCGCGCCGAGACCACCGACGACACCTTCGTCCTCGACGCCGGACTGGTCGTCCGGTCGGTCGGCCACCGCGGCACCCCGGTCGCCGGGCTGCCGTTCGACGAGCGGACCGCCACGGTCCCCCACCACGAGGGCCGCGTCGAGCCGGGCGTCTACGTCGTCGGCTGGATCAAGCGCGGTCCGGTCGGCTTCATCGGCACCAACAAGACCGACGCCCAGGAGACCGTCGAGACCATCCTCGACGACCTCGACGCCGGCCTCCCCGCGCCCACCGGCACGGCCACCGCGATCGCGGCGCTCGTCGCCGAGCGGCACACCGACGCCGCCGACCTCGCGGCCTGGCAGCGTCTCGACGCCGCCGAGCGCGAGCGCGGCGCACGGGACGGCCGGCCTCGCGCCAAGATCACCGACGTCGCCGAGCAGCGCTCGGTCGCCGCGCCCCCGGCCGTCCGGCGCCGGGGACTGCTCCGGCGTACCGTGTCGCTCACGTCGTGACAGCGGCGTGACGATGCGAGGAGTGGTCGTGGGGACGGCGAGGCGCGAGGAGACCGACGGACGCAAGCGGCGCTGGCAGCAGCACAACGCCGACCGTCGGCAGGCCGTGATCGAGGCTGCCCTGACCGTGCTGGCGCGTGACCTCGAGCCCGGCGCCGAGCTCAGCGTGCAGCAGATCGCCGACGAGGCGTCGGTCCACCGCACCGTCCTCTACCGCTACTTCGAGGACCGCACCGACCTCGACGTCGCCATCCAGCAGGAGATCTGCAACCGCGCCGGCGAGCTCCTGCTGGCCGCCGTCACCCTCGAGGGCACGCCCCGCGAGATCGTGCACCGCATCATCGCCGCGTACGTCGGCTGGGGCGCCGAGCACGTGGCGTGGATGCGCTTCGCCGAGCGTGACATCGCCGGTGCGACCTCGAAGCCGCTCGACGTCGCGATCGGCCAGATCGCCGAGCAGATCGAGCTGGTCATCGGCGGCTTCCTCGCGATCCTCGACGCCGAGGTCGGCGACGACGACCGCAACGCGCTGACCCCGTACGTCTTCCTGCTCGTCGGCGGCGTCATCGCCGCCGTGCGCAGCTGGAGCTCGCGCGAGGAGCTCCTCCCCCCGGCCCCCGCCTTCACCCGGCTGCTCGCCGACGTGACCTGGCTGCAGATCGAAGGACTCGCAGCCTCCCGCAGGATCGAGGTGCCCGACCTCCCTGTCGAGCAGCTCCTCAACTTCAAGGAAGCCTGAATGAGCGACTCCACGCACCTGGACGTGCTGATCATCGGCGCCGGCCTGTCCGGCATCGACGCGGCGTACCACGTCAC
This genomic interval from Nocardioides kongjuensis contains the following:
- a CDS encoding AurF N-oxygenase family protein — its product is MTATADAPIDTPTTHDLAGLSYQDTLRVLSEASVHQHFDAFLDIAWDSPEFEVVPNDPRWVLPEIDSLGGTDWYKSLPLERQIEIGQYRLANIMKVGLQFEQVLIGGIMSHLIPMGNNRAEFRYSTHEVTEECHHTQMFQEGVNRIGVDVKGGPGWFIKVAPFLCLAGGPLPNIFFFGILAGEEPIDYLQKSVLRSGHELHPIVTRVMQIHVAEEARHIGFAHTYLVERSKDYGRLQRFGLSLAYPVIMRVLCDVIMKPTKQMQKDLDIPKDVMREVYWNSEKSQKLLRDTFGDVRMLAEELGLMNRVSRLVWRALGIHGSPSRFRSEPKSAAV
- a CDS encoding FAD-dependent oxidoreductase; this encodes MAYVVTQSCCADASCVVACPVNCIHPAPGEPGFGTTEMVYVDATACVGCGACATACPVGAMVPDAALTTKQLPFLELNAAYYDAFPHADRTPVALVPQQRRLTRPGPFRVAVIGAGPAGLYTADELLKHPEIGGVDVYDRLRTPYGLVRHGVAPDHASTKLVTRLFEAIERQPRFRYFLDVEVGSDDGITLADLRAHYDAVVYAVGASADRSLDIPGEDLAGSVPATALVGWYNGHPEQQDLDVPLGAVSNPSGRAVVVGNGNVALDVARVLARPVEVLERTDLAPGPLDQLRASNVREVVVLGRRGPAQAAFTVPELIGLAALDDVDVVVDVDPALLTGDDQRSALLRDLAERPVCADPTRRRIVLSFAVSPVEVLGADGRVTGVRVARNRLVEQPDGTVRAETTDDTFVLDAGLVVRSVGHRGTPVAGLPFDERTATVPHHEGRVEPGVYVVGWIKRGPVGFIGTNKTDAQETVETILDDLDAGLPAPTGTATAIAALVAERHTDAADLAAWQRLDAAERERGARDGRPRAKITDVAEQRSVAAPPAVRRRGLLRRTVSLTS
- a CDS encoding TetR/AcrR family transcriptional regulator; translation: MGTARREETDGRKRRWQQHNADRRQAVIEAALTVLARDLEPGAELSVQQIADEASVHRTVLYRYFEDRTDLDVAIQQEICNRAGELLLAAVTLEGTPREIVHRIIAAYVGWGAEHVAWMRFAERDIAGATSKPLDVAIGQIAEQIELVIGGFLAILDAEVGDDDRNALTPYVFLLVGGVIAAVRSWSSREELLPPAPAFTRLLADVTWLQIEGLAASRRIEVPDLPVEQLLNFKEA